In Pseudomonadota bacterium, the genomic stretch GCCTGGCGCCACCACCATGTCTTCAAGCAAGGCCACACGCTCGCCGAGCGCCGTGGACACTGTAAACAGGAGATTGACCATGGCCAATACGCGCTCGTCGGCAGCGGCCAACAGCACCAGCCCCGTGTCGGGACTCGCAATGATGCGCGTGAGGCCGCGCCGTTGAGCGGGAACATCGGGCCTGAACTCGTGCTCCTGGCCGAACAACACGCTCAGGAGATCCGACAACGCATCAACATCGGCCAGTGTCGCGACGCGGATGGTCACTGCGACCGGCAGTGGCATCTAGCCGTGCCCGCCCGCATCCGCCCGCGAGGCATCCCGCGTGCCCGGCAGTTTGCGCAGGACGCCAAGCGCCACGGTGAACGCGCACACCGTCAGCGGCAAGCCGACGGCAAACGTGTAATGCAAGGCGTTCCATCCCCACCAACTTGCCGGCCGCGTGCCGGGGTTACTGAGCATGTAAGCCAGGATTCCGAACAGGCTAGCACCGGCCGTCAGGCTCATGAGGCCGGCAAGCACTGTCCAAAGCGTGGTAATGACCGCGGTTCGCATTCGCCTAGCTGACGGTAATCCGGCGAGGAATTCAATGCTGACGTACAACGCGCGCGTCTGAGGATCGTGAAGGAAAAGGGTTCTTCACCCAACTCAAGTGAAGGCTGCTCGGATCTTGAGGAAGAAGTAGGTGTCACCGTGGAAGCCGTAGGCCATGCGCTTGATGGCTTTGATTTTGTTATTAATGCCCTCGATGAGGTTGGTGCCTAGGGGGTATCGGCAATGGGCCAGGATGCCGGGCAGATAAGTTCGTGAAGTTGATCCGCTTTCGTGGACATCCGATCCTTTTGAGTCTGGAGGCCACGATGCCGAAATCAAGAATGCCCTACCCGCCGGAGTTCGGCGCAAGATTGTCGAACTGGTTTGAGTCTGGGCGAACGCCCGAGAAGGCTCCGGGAATACGAGCCGTCTGCGGAGTCGATCCGGAACTGGGTCAAGCAGGCCGAGCGTGACGCTGGCGAGCGCCAGGACGGTCTGACAACGGACGAGCGGGACGAGCTCAATCGCCTGCGGCGTGAGGTCAGGCAGCTCAAGGAGGAGCGCGAAATCCAAAAAAGCCGCAGCGTGGTTCGCTCGGAGACCGGGGCGGTGCCCGGGAAGTCTTCGAGTTCGTGAAGGCGAACCACGCGACCTACGGCGTGAGAGCGATGTGTCGGGTGCTGGGCGTGACGGCGAGCGGCTACTACGCGTGGCGTCACCGGCCGCTCTCGGCGCGGCAGCGAGACGATGCCTTCTGACCGACCAACTACGGCGTTTCCATCGACTGTCCCAGAGCGATACGGACGGCCGAAGCTCTGCATGGATCTGGCCGAGGCAGGATTCCGGGTGAGCGGCAAACGGGTTGACGCTTGATGCGGGCGGCCGGTCTGTCGGCGTTTCCCGGCGCCGGTGGCCGAAGACGACGGTGCGTGACCGCGAGGCTCGGCCGGCCCCTGACCTGGTCGAGCGGCGGTTCTGGGCGTCGCGCCCGGACGAACTGTGGGTGGCGGACATCACCTACGTGCCGACCTGGGCGGGCTTCCTGTACCTGGCGGTGGTACTGGACGTCTGCAGCCGGCGCATCGTCGGTTGGGCCATGGCCAACCACCTGCGTGCCGAACTCGTGCTCGACGCGCTCGAGATGGCGCTCCAGCAGCGACGGCCGCAGAACGTCATCCATCACAGCGACCAGGGCACGCAGTACACCTCGATAGCCTTCGGCAAGCGCTGCCGCGAGGCCGGCGTGCGGCCCTCGATGGGATCGGTCGGCGACTGCTACGACAACGCGATGTGCGAAAGCTTCTTCGCAACCCTGGAATGCGAGCTCCTGGCCAGTGCCCGCTTCCCAGCACGCCGCGGCCCGGCTCGCGCTCTTCGAGTTCATCGAGGGCTGGTACAACGATCGTGTCCCTGGACGTGGTGTAAGAGCGCGAGCCTGGGCAGGTGCTCACCTGCGTTAGTTGATCACGGCGGAGAGCCGTGCAGCGGGATTGTCGATCAGGGACTGCAAGCCCTCAAGCTGCATGTAGCGCCGCTGCAGGGCCCACCTCCGTCGTCTGCTCGAGCAGTATCGCGCCGACGAGCCTGGTCACCGCCGCGTCGTTCGGGAAGATGCCGACCACGTCGGTGCGTCGTTTGACCTCGGCGTTGAGTCGCTCAAGCGGGTTGGTCGAGTGGATCTGAGTTCGATGGGCCTTGGGGAAGGCGAGGTAGCCCAGCACCTCGGTCTGCCTCGTCCATCAACGCGCCGAGCTTGGGGAACTTGACGCGTAACTGGTCAGCGACGATGCGCCATTGCGCGACCGCCGCCTCGCGTGTCTCCTGGGCGAAGGCGGTGTTGATGGCGGCCAGCACCATCTGCCGTTGGCCCTTGCCGGCGTGAGCGAGCGCGTTGCGCAGGAAGTGCACCTTGCAGCGCTGCCAGGTCGCGCTCAACGCCTTCGACGCCGCCGTCTTCAAGCCTTGATGGGCGTCGGAGATCGACGAGCTTCACGCCGCGTAATCCGCGCCGTGTCAGGCTGCGCAGGAAGTGCGTCCAGAACGG encodes the following:
- a CDS encoding GNAT family N-acetyltransferase, whose protein sequence is MTIRVATLADVDALSDLLSVLFGQEHEFRPDVPAQRRGLTRIIASPDTGLVLLAAADERVLAMVNLLFTVSTALGERVALLEDMVVAPGVRGTGLGSRLLGEALVAARGAGCKRITLLTDHDNHDAQRFYAKHGFARSSMVPMRILL